TTCAAGGTAAAACTCACGGTCGCTGCCGAGAGCTTTTTTGAGGCTGCCTTCGGACAATGAGGCGAGGATTCGGCATTCATCGTTACTAAATTCCTGCTGCTTGAGGACTTTGGCAATCATGGCCTGATCAAGTCGGGCAAAGGGCAGTTGCTGACACCGGGAACGAATGGTTTCCAGAACCGCTTCCGGATGGGCGCTGATCAAAATCAACATGACATCGTGGCGTGGTTCTTCCAACGTTTTGAGCAGCGCATTACCGGCCGCCGGGTTCATCTTGTCCGCTCCGTCAATCAGGCAGATCCGTCGTGGTGCTTCCAGCGGAGGATGTTGCAGTTCCCTTTGCAGCTCACGGATGGCGTCAATTTTGATGAAGCTGCCTTCCGGTTCAAGGATGTGGAGGTCCGGGTGGTTGTTGTGGTCAATGCGTCGACAGCCGGCACAGGTGCCGCAACCGGTTTGGTGTTCACAGAAGATCAGGCGAACCAGGGCGGTGGCCATCAGACGTTTGC
This genomic window from Desulfuromonas acetoxidans DSM 684 contains:
- the holB gene encoding DNA polymerase III subunit delta' is translated as MTFDNIIGHERQKKLLRQAWNNQRMAHAYLFTGAEGIGKRLMATALVRLIFCEHQTGCGTCAGCRRIDHNNHPDLHILEPEGSFIKIDAIRELQRELQHPPLEAPRRICLIDGADKMNPAAGNALLKTLEEPRHDVMLILISAHPEAVLETIRSRCQQLPFARLDQAMIAKVLKQQEFSNDECRILASLSEGSLKKALGSDREFYLEQRKTLFKAVCTLSPGSIVPMLELAEKWAADKDQLEDLGTVLLSCYRDVFLVVSQGSSSLLANTDLKERIIHQAGRESLPSIQHKLDALLDFQYHLRRNVNRQLAVERLLIQLVQPKAAM